From the Chitinophaga lutea genome, the window GTAGCCGCCAGCATCGCCGCCACCATCAATCCCATCGCGCCCACGGGCAGCAGTGTTTTCATCAGCCGCCCGTATACCAGTTCCCTGTCCGCATCGATCTGCCGCAGTTCCGGCCACATCACCGCCGCGCTGATGCTCGGCAGCGTAACCAGCAGCAGCAGGAGGAACATACTGATAGCCGCCACCACGTACATGGTCAATGCTTCAGAGGGTGTGCGCGTGGAGAGGATGCGTTGCCCTTCCATGGCTCCGCCCATCGGGGCCGCATCTCCGCCGTAGCCGATGCTCTGGCCCAGCAGCCATCCCAGTGCGGCGGCCAGCGGGAACACGGCATGATTCTCCGGGGGCACGGAGCCGAGTATTTCGGCACCTGCAGGGCCGAATTGTGCACGAATGGCGGTCACCATCGCCTCCGCGCCGCCGAAGTGTTCCAGCGTGAGCCAGGCCAGCATCAGCGTGCCTGCCAGGAAAATGATCATCTGGATAAAATTGGAGATCACCACGCCTTTATAACCCGAAGAGAATACGAACAGCAGCGAGATCGGCACTACCAGGCAAAGCGTTTGCAGTTTGGTGAGGTCGAATGCCGGCCCCATGATCTTGCAGGCTGCCAGCAGTGTAATGCCCGTCCATGCCGGCATCGCCACCATCGATGTACGGATGGCTATCCAGAGCCGCATGGCGGCGGCCGCTCCCTTCGGGAAGCGCAGGTCATAAAATTCAAGCGAGGTGAACAGGTTCAGGCGCCGCCAGAAAACGGCGAACAATACGCCGCCGAGAAAGAGCGCGAGGCCGAACCGGCTCAGGTACCACCAGCAGATGAAACCGCCGGTGGCCACGGCGAGGCCGCCGTAGCCCGTGGCCGCATCCGGACTTACCAGCGCGGCCGTATAGGAAATACCGTTCAGCCAGCCGGGAATTTTCCGGCCGCCGAGAAAGAAGTTGTCCATGCTTTTGTTCGCGAAACGGCGGTGCCAGAAGCCGGTGCCGAGCATCAGCAAAATGTAAACCACTACGATCCAGATGTCTATTTGATGCCAGTTCATATGTGACGATGCCTGTTGATCAGAGAATGCCTTTTAAACGTTGCGCCAGCGGGGCCAGCGGCGGCAGGTTATTCTGCGGTTTATTGAGGTAGAAATAAGCCGTGGCGGAATAATGATCCACCCTGTAAAAATTCACCCACTCATCTGCCGGAAAACGGTCGTCCGTATAATCCGGGTAGTTGGGCTCTTCCAGCAGTTTCACGAGGCCCTGCTGCGTCATCACGGAGATGGGCTTCACTTTCCCGCCGGCTTTTGCAATGGCCCTGATTTTATCTCTTCCGCCGCCGCCCATTTCCTGTATGGTCACTTTGCACGACGACTGGAAGTACACGGGGTCAGGGATGTGATAACGGTAAAAGGCGTACTGCCCCTTTTGTTTATCGACAACCGGCGCGCCCTGGTACAGCTGCGCGAAAGGGCCGAGGTTCCAGGCGGAGCCTACGTAA encodes:
- a CDS encoding sodium:solute symporter family transporter yields the protein MNWHQIDIWIVVVYILLMLGTGFWHRRFANKSMDNFFLGGRKIPGWLNGISYTAALVSPDAATGYGGLAVATGGFICWWYLSRFGLALFLGGVLFAVFWRRLNLFTSLEFYDLRFPKGAAAAMRLWIAIRTSMVAMPAWTGITLLAACKIMGPAFDLTKLQTLCLVVPISLLFVFSSGYKGVVISNFIQMIIFLAGTLMLAWLTLEHFGGAEAMVTAIRAQFGPAGAEILGSVPPENHAVFPLAAALGWLLGQSIGYGGDAAPMGGAMEGQRILSTRTPSEALTMYVVAAISMFLLLLLVTLPSISAAVMWPELRQIDADRELVYGRLMKTLLPVGAMGLMVAAMLAATMSTVGDNLNFGSQVLVSDIYRRWFVPKAKESHYMLMGKVGMIIILALSVAVVFNVLIITDVAIFMLSLSAAELPANWAQWWWWRFNGPARVAASFGGAAIFCLVVLGPKLLAFLGVPWADSLNIAWYWQTLLVMGLTTVLWVAVALLTKPDPDELLRKFYLRAHPLGCWTPYQHLDQPGSAGSFKLVFRGIFIAIIGTASVSMLMLGLTHAWFARYLTGVWTIAAAVISFIIFWKMAQRYLAVLARRAADNTAAAGVEMEEAAVTQTN